The DNA sequence GCCGCGAGGTACGCGGCACCGTTGCTTTCTAGCCGGCTCGGCAGTCTATCACTCACCCGCTCCCAGTCGGAGGCTACGTACCCAGGAGACGACTCCGGAGGCAGCTCGGCTGAGGGGGGAGTGGCCAGCAGTTGATGGATGCTATACCCTTTCCATCCGTCAGGGCAGTAGGCTAGATACCGGCAGACCGGGTCGTGTACCCACAGCTTCCCTTCCTGCTCCAGAATGAGGACCGCTGCAGCGGTGAACTCCTCGGCCAACTGGCCCACGTAGAACCGGGTGTCATCCGTCAGAGGCCGCCCCTGTGCCCGGTCGGCCAAGCCGTAGCTCCCAGTGAAAACCACCTCCCCGGCATGGGCCACCAGGACGACGCCGCTGAACCAGCCCCCCTCATGTAACTTGACTAGGCGCAGGTCTATCTCGCGCGCGATCTCGGCCGTGGTGGTCGGGGGTAGTGCAGTCGGCGTCGGGAGCGCCTCGGTTGGCAGCATCCTCGTAGGGCGAGGGGCGATCGTCGAGGTGGGGGTAAGTACCAGGCGGGCTTGGGCCGTTCGCTGCAGTTCTGTCCGAACCACGGCCATTGCCCCGGCGATCAACAACACGGTCGCTAACGAACGCGGACGGAGACCAATCACCTCGTCACCTCCCTCGGCGCGCAGTCCAACGAGCGGCGAGGCACGCATCCGCCGCGCTCTCAGGTTGCTGCGCAAGCCGGTGTACCGACCCGATCCAGGCAATCGGGCAGCGCCGGTCTTCGGGTGGAGCCAGCTGGAGGGCCAAATGCCGCTGTCACGGCTGGCGCCCCCGTCACCCTCACTGGTGCCTTCTGACCCCATTCTGGCCGGCGTGTCTAATGGCAACCTCACTGGACTCTCATGAGCGGTTGACTACGGTCTAGGAAGATGCGATCATCAATTGAGCTAATACCGCTACGAGATCACTGTACCGTTTCATTGTCCCCTGACTTTCCTCCCGGGCACGGGCGCCCAGACTCGCGGGGAGGGATCGCCATGGCACGTGTGGTTACTAGGCTTCTAGGCGCCTTTCGAGTCACCGTGGATGGGCACCGAGTCACCAGCTTCTACTCAGACAAGGTCCGCGCCCTATTCGCCTATCTGGCCGTGGAACATGACTGCCCCCACCGGCGTGAGGCCCTGGCCGGGCTCCTGTGGCCAGACTACCCTGAGACGAGTGCGCGCCAGTCTCTCAGTCAGGCGCTGTTTGCTCTGCGGAAGGTTCTTGGTGGATCGACTCCCTGGCTGGTCGTCACCCGGGAGGCCATCGAGTTGCGGCCGGGTGACGAGTGCTGGGTGGATGCGGTGGAACTTGAGGC is a window from the Anaerolineae bacterium genome containing:
- a CDS encoding beta-lactamase family protein is translated as MIGLRPRSLATVLLIAGAMAVVRTELQRTAQARLVLTPTSTIAPRPTRMLPTEALPTPTALPPTTTAEIAREIDLRLVKLHEGGWFSGVVLVAHAGEVVFTGSYGLADRAQGRPLTDDTRFYVGQLAEEFTAAAVLILEQEGKLWVHDPVCRYLAYCPDGWKGYSIHQLLATPPSAELPPESSPGYVASDWERVSDRLPSRLESNGAAYLAATTVIEQVSGMSYCEFIQERIFSPLGMADSGCSDPGEQLAQGYAAAWYPVLKASQRVPAGAATGVYSTVGDVWRWEQALLGGRLLDPVTCSRMFTMHTSLDLQPNSYWGYPYLGYSYGWLVGMERTHRLFRAGGHITGYSALHIRYDRDQLTIIVLSNHEYSFSPKDAIAPLFFGTG